In Rouxiella sp. WC2420, the following proteins share a genomic window:
- a CDS encoding enolase C-terminal domain-like protein gives MSTQSSPIITDMQVIPVAGHDSMLLNIGGAHGAYFTRNIVILKDSAGNTGVGEAPGGEVILNTLLEAVPQVVGKEIARMNSLVHEIHVGNQSSDFDSFAKGAWTFELRVNAVAALEAALLDLMGKFLGVPVVELLGPGKQRDEVTVLGYLFYVGDREKTDLPYQSGEGGKDDWYHLRHQKAMDSEAIVRLGEAAQDRYGFKDFKLKGGVLRGEQEIEAVKELHKRFPDARITVDPNGAWMLDEAIALCKNMHGILTYAEDPCGAEQGFSGREVMAEFRRATGLPVATNMIATNWRELQPAVMLQSVDIPLADPHFWTMQGAVRVAQLCNDWGLTWGCHSNNHFDISLAMFTHVGAAAPGKPTAIDTHWIWQEGNQRLTKDPLQIVNGKIKVPEKPGLGVEIDMDRIHQAYELHKKLPSGARNDAASMQYLVPDWKFDRKRPAFGR, from the coding sequence TAATATCGTGATTCTGAAAGACAGCGCGGGGAATACCGGCGTCGGGGAAGCGCCGGGTGGTGAAGTCATTTTAAACACTCTGCTCGAGGCAGTGCCGCAGGTCGTGGGCAAAGAAATTGCGCGCATGAACAGTTTGGTGCATGAAATTCACGTCGGCAATCAGTCCTCGGATTTCGACTCTTTCGCCAAAGGCGCATGGACCTTCGAGCTGCGGGTTAATGCCGTAGCTGCACTGGAGGCGGCCCTGCTGGATCTGATGGGCAAATTCCTCGGCGTGCCGGTTGTGGAATTATTGGGACCTGGTAAGCAGCGTGATGAAGTTACCGTGTTGGGCTACCTGTTTTATGTAGGCGATCGTGAAAAAACCGATTTGCCTTACCAGAGCGGGGAGGGCGGCAAAGACGATTGGTATCATCTGCGTCATCAAAAAGCGATGGATAGCGAGGCTATTGTACGTCTGGGCGAAGCGGCACAGGACCGCTACGGTTTTAAAGATTTTAAACTGAAAGGCGGCGTACTGCGCGGTGAACAAGAGATCGAAGCGGTTAAAGAGTTGCACAAGCGCTTCCCTGATGCGCGAATTACTGTCGATCCGAACGGCGCATGGATGCTCGACGAAGCCATTGCGCTGTGTAAAAACATGCACGGCATTCTGACCTACGCCGAAGATCCATGCGGAGCAGAACAGGGCTTCTCGGGCCGTGAAGTGATGGCCGAGTTCCGCCGCGCGACCGGGCTGCCGGTGGCTACCAACATGATTGCCACCAACTGGCGCGAGTTGCAGCCCGCAGTAATGTTGCAGTCGGTGGATATTCCGCTGGCCGATCCGCATTTCTGGACGATGCAGGGGGCGGTTCGCGTTGCACAGCTTTGCAACGACTGGGGGCTGACCTGGGGCTGCCATTCCAATAATCATTTTGATATTTCATTGGCAATGTTTACTCACGTCGGCGCAGCGGCTCCCGGAAAACCAACCGCGATCGATACCCACTGGATCTGGCAAGAAGGCAATCAGCGCCTGACCAAAGATCCACTGCAGATCGTGAATGGAAAAATCAAAGTGCCTGAAAAACCGGGCCTTGGTGTGGAAATTGACATGGACCGCATTCATCAGGCTTATGAACTCCATAAAAAACTGCCGAGCGGTGCGCGTAACGACGCGGCCTCTATGCAATACCTGGTGCCCGACTGGAAATTTGATCGAAAACGTCCAGCGTTTGGTCGTTAA
- the gudD gene encoding glucarate dehydratase, producing the protein MAASSTTPKIISMQVVPVAGHDSMLLNLSGAHSPFFTRNILILKDNDGHTGVGEVPGGEKIRQTLTDAESLVIGKTLGEYKNVMNAVRQQFADRDASGRGLQTFDLRTTIHVVTAIEAAMLDLLGQYLDVSVASLLGDGQQRDAVEMLGYLFYVGDPDKTSLPYQRERDQRNDWYRLRHEEALTPEAVVRLAEAAYDQYGFNDFKLKGGVLRGSEEAEAVTALSQRFPQARITLDPNGAWSLDEAIGLGKQLRNVLAYAEDPCGAEQGFSGREIMAEFRQATGLPTATNMIATDWRQMGHTIQLKSVDIPLADPHFWTMQGSVRVAQMCHEWGLTWGSHSNNHFDISLAMFTHVAAAAPGKITAIDTHWIWQEGNQRLTKEPLQIKGGMVKVPERPGLGVELDTDQLMKANELYESMGLGARDDAAGMQFLVPNWTFDPKKPCLVR; encoded by the coding sequence ATGGCTGCTTCATCGACTACCCCCAAAATTATTTCCATGCAGGTTGTGCCCGTAGCAGGGCATGACAGCATGTTGCTAAATCTGAGCGGCGCGCACTCGCCGTTCTTCACTCGCAATATATTGATTCTTAAAGATAACGACGGTCATACTGGCGTTGGTGAAGTGCCGGGTGGTGAGAAGATTCGCCAAACGCTGACTGACGCCGAGTCGCTTGTGATAGGGAAAACGCTGGGCGAGTATAAAAATGTGATGAACGCCGTGCGCCAGCAGTTCGCCGATCGCGATGCTTCCGGGCGTGGCTTACAGACTTTTGATCTGCGCACGACAATTCACGTGGTGACCGCGATTGAAGCGGCAATGCTTGACTTGCTCGGGCAATATCTTGATGTCTCAGTGGCGTCATTACTGGGGGACGGGCAGCAGCGAGATGCGGTTGAAATGCTGGGCTATTTGTTTTACGTCGGCGATCCGGATAAAACTTCGCTACCGTATCAGCGCGAGCGCGACCAGCGCAATGACTGGTATCGACTGCGCCATGAAGAAGCCCTGACTCCCGAGGCAGTCGTGCGTTTGGCCGAAGCTGCTTATGATCAATATGGCTTCAATGATTTCAAACTAAAAGGCGGCGTGCTGCGCGGTAGTGAAGAGGCCGAGGCGGTGACTGCGTTGTCGCAACGCTTCCCGCAGGCGCGCATTACGCTGGACCCCAACGGGGCCTGGTCGCTGGATGAGGCGATTGGTTTAGGCAAGCAGCTGCGCAACGTGCTGGCCTACGCGGAAGACCCTTGCGGCGCTGAACAGGGTTTTTCTGGCCGCGAGATTATGGCCGAGTTCCGTCAAGCCACCGGTTTGCCCACCGCGACCAATATGATAGCCACCGACTGGCGGCAAATGGGGCATACCATCCAATTAAAATCGGTGGATATCCCGCTGGCTGACCCACATTTCTGGACGATGCAAGGCTCGGTGCGCGTCGCGCAGATGTGCCACGAATGGGGCCTGACTTGGGGTTCGCATTCCAATAATCACTTTGATATTTCATTAGCGATGTTCACTCACGTCGCCGCCGCGGCGCCCGGCAAAATTACCGCTATAGATACTCACTGGATCTGGCAGGAAGGCAATCAGCGTCTCACCAAAGAACCTCTGCAAATCAAGGGCGGAATGGTGAAAGTGCCGGAGCGCCCGGGGCTGGGCGTAGAATTGGATACTGACCAGCTGATGAAAGCAAACGAGCTTTATGAAAGCATGGGATTAGGTGCCAGAGACGATGCCGCGGGGATGCAATTCCTGGTGCCAAACTGGACGTTTGATCCTAAAAAACCCTGTTTGGTGAGATAA